The Amycolatopsis sp. QT-25 genomic sequence TTTACCCCACCACCGAGAAAGCCGCTCATGTCGAGCATATTTGATCAGAAAAACTCGCCGAAAGGCGCATGGGGAAAGCCGTCCGAGACGTAAACTGGATCAAAGGAGATGACAGGTATGTCCCGCAGACTTGGCAAGTTGTCCGCCGGTGTCGCCACCACCGCCGTCGTGATGGGCGCCGTCGCCGTGCTCACCGCCGGCACGGCCGCCGCCCTCGCCCCTTACTCGACGGGCAAAGTCGCGTACATGTGCAACTTTCCCGCCATCGGCCAGCAGCAACTGGACGTGACGGCCAAATTCGACGGCCCGGCTTCGGTCGCTTCGGGCGGAGCCTTCACGCCGTCGAACATCTCGGGCACCGCGACGATCAGCGCCACCATCAACGCGCTGCTCAACAGCGCCAACTACGACGGTGTCCGCGGCAAGGTGAACATGCCGGTCACCGTCACCAACGCCACCCCCGCGTCGGCGACGGTGACGAACCTCAATGTCCCGACACAGGTCAACCCGTACGTGCCGGGCACGCGGACGTTCAACATCCTCCAGGACGCGGGCACCGGTGTTCCCACGTTCACCGCCGGTACGCCCGGCTCGGCGACCGCGTCGCTCGGCACCACGATCAACGCGCCGCTGGACTTCCACAAGAAGGACGGTTCCTGGACCACCTGGAACTTCAACTGCACGGTGAAGAACACCAACCCCGCGCAGAACCGGGCGTTCAGCCCGGCCATCACCATCACCTGAGGAAACCCGTGCGGGGCGGGGACGCCCGCCCCGCACGGTCTCCACCACCGGTCACGAGAGGAAACCAGATGACGCAGCAGGTTCGCCGGACGCTCGGGAGGCTTCCCGTACTGGCGGGCGTGATCCTGCTCGCGGGGGTGAACGGCGCCTTGGCCTCTTCGGCGGCGACCGATCCGACGACTCCGCCGAAAGCACCCTTGCAGGGAGCTTCCTCCGCGCACCGAACCCTGGCGAACACCTGTGTCTTCCCGGCTCCGGTCGGCGAACGTCCGGTCACCGTGGACGTACAGGCCACCCTGCCCAAGGTCGTGCAAACCGGAAAACCGGTGCGGGTCACGGATTTCTCTGTCACCTTCACGCTCGGTGAGAGGACGCTGGCCGCGCTCACCGAGGTGGCCGGCACGGCGAAGATCGAGCTCACGGCCACGCGCGAGGACAAGAAGGCCCAGATTCCGGTGACCCTCGAGATCCCGGCGACCAAGGTGCCCGCCACCGGTGAGCTGAAGCTGGTCGCGACGGGCAAGGTTCCCGACATCGTGGCGACCCGCCCCGGCGAACTCCGGCTCACCACGGGCGCGCCGTCCCTCGCGCTGACCGCGGAGCAGGCGGAGGCACCGCGGAATCCGATCGGCTGCACGCAGGCGCCAGATCAGGACACCGAGCTGGGCAGCGTCACGATGCTCGAGATGGGCATCGCCAAACCGAAGACCGGCAAGCCAGGGCAGAAACCCGGCGCCGGAACGCACGCCACGAACGAAGATCCGCCGCCGGACGCCGTGTTCCCCTTGCAGCCCTTCGAATCGCAAGGCACGTCGTCGGTGAAGAAGCTGGGCGCCTTCGTCCGGTTGACCCCGTCGTTCATCTTCAACGCCTTCTACTACCTCTACCCGGCGCCGCCGCATCGCAGCACCGGCTCCACCGTCTTGCCGCCGAGCAAGATGACCATCCTCGGCTTCGGTTTCGTCCCGATCAACGGGACGATGGAACTCCTGCCCGCCGACTACAAGACCGGCAACACCGTCATCGACGTCGAGACCATGCTGCACGGGGACACCACGACGACGGCCACCTTGCGGCTCGAACTCTTCGGGAAACTGAAGGACCTCACCGTCAACGGTGTCCCCCTCGACGTCGGCGACCACTGCATGACCAGCGAGCCGATCGTGCTGAATCTGCGCGGGCCGAACTGGAACGCGTTCACCGGTGGCGTGCTGCGGACCGATCGGCAGGACCCGGACCCCGCCTACCGTGGCTTCACCCTGCCCGAGTTCTCCGGCTGCGGGGTCAAGGAGGACCTCGACTCCCTGCTGAGCGGAATGGGATCAGGGCCGGACAACCAGGCGTGCATCGGGGTCAACCAGGTGGGCTTGCCCTGGGAAGCGGAACGCAAGTGCCCGAACACGGACCCGCCGGTGGGACGCCGCTGAGCCGCCGCCCCGGCTCCTGATCACGTGAGTGCGCTTCCCGATCACGCGTGTCCCGTCTCCGGACACGCGTGATCCGTTTTCGCTACGAGCCGCTCGGCGTCCACTGTGGACTCTTGCGCGGCACCGGAAGCACCTCCGGCAACGCGTAACCGGCGGGAGCGACCCCGGCCCGCAGCGCGAGTTCCATCTCGAACCGTGCCCCCGGGTCGCGCAGGTGCTCGCCGAAGGTCGCCTGCAACTGCCGCATGCGGTACCGGACGGTCTGCGGGTGCACCTGGAGACGTTCGGCGATGCCGACGACGTTGCCCTGGCTGTCGAGCCAGGCGCGAAGGGTTTCGAGCAGCCGTTCCTGCTGTTTCCCGGTCATTTCGGCGAGCGGGGCGAACAGGCGGTCGCGCAGCCGGCAGGTCAGCGCGGCGTCGGCGTTCACGAGCAGGGTGGCGAGATGGTCCTCGGCGCGGATCACCCGGCGGGCTTGGATGATGCCGCGTTCGGAGAGGTGCAGGGCGTCGCGCGCCCAGCGCAGGGAATCGGCGACGGAGTCCAGCGGACGGCACGGGCCGATCGACAACCGGTAACCCGGCAGCGCGGCCTGCAAAGTGGCCAGCCGGGCGCCGGAGATCTCGCCGGGGACGAGCAGGCGTGGCTCGGCGGAGTCGAGTTCGGCGAGGACGTCGGAATCGACCACGTTGGGCCGCCGGGCCCTGGCGCTGTCGCCGAGGGGAAGCAGCACCACCGGCGTCGCTCGCTCGGGCACCGCCCAGCCGGTCAGCTGCGCGAGCTCCGCGATCGCCTTCGACGGCGCGGGCGGGGTTTCCAGCACCAGGTGCAGCAGTTTGCGTCGCCACGTGTCCAGCGCCCCCGCGGTGCGCGCCTTCGCTTCGAGGTACCCGTCCAGCGCGACGGACGCGAGTTCGTCCATGAACGCGAGCATCGCGTCGGCCAGTTGCGACATCACCGCGGACGAAAGCCCGCTGCGGCGGCCGACGCGCATGATGCGCCGCCACGAGACCCGGGCACCGACCCGGTACGCCGACTGGAGGGTGTCGAGGCTGCGGCCTTCCCGCATCTCGTTCTGCCCGAGCCGATGGTGGACCTCGTGCGACTGCTCCTTGGAGGCGCTCGGATCCGCGATCTGGGCGACGAACAACGTGATCGCGTATTCGACGCCGGCCCGGATGGACTTGCCGTAGGGCCCGTCGAGCGGGCGCGCGTACGCGGGGATGGTCGCCCGGATCTCGTCGACGATCTCGTGGGCGAGACTGCCCAGTTCCGGTCGCAAAATGTCGGCGAGCTTGCGCGGTAGTGCGGCAGGAGGCTGCGCAGCGTGTTCGATCCCGCGCTCCACCGACATCGCAGCTCCTTTGCTCCGCCCAGCGTCCTATCCGCCCACGATCGTCGTGAGGTGACAACGAACACATCGCGCGCTCACTCGTGAATGTGTCACCTTTCGCAGAAGAAACCGATTTCTTGTCACCTTTGTGACAAAATCACCGGCCATCCCTGAATTTTGATGACAAGTGCCCGGCAAACGCCTCGTGCGGTACGTACGAACGGCCGATGAATACGGAGCGTCACTGCTTTCCGGTGAGCAATTCCCCGAGTGCTTCGAGGACGGGCTCCAGCACACGGACCTCGACGCCGGCGCATTCGGTGATTCCCGCGCCGACGATCTCGAAGCCGTTCAGCTCGCGCAGCATCGCCACCAGACGCTCGATCGTCAAGCCACCGGGCTCCGGGTGGTTCAGCCCGTCGAACTCCGCCGGGTCGAGCACGTCGAGATCGAGGTGGAGATAGACCTTGTCCGCGCCCGCCAGGCCGGCGGCCGGATCGGTCTCGAGGACGAGCCCGCGATCGACCACGGCCCGCTCGGCGTCGTCGAAGGCCCTTGTCCCGGCGAGGACGACGCGTCCGGGTTCGATCGGCGGGTTCGCGGCGAACTCCGGGTCGCCCTCGCCGAGCAGCGACCGCAGCACCATGCCGTGGAACGCACCCGACGGCGACGTCTCCGCGGTGTTCAGATCCGCGTGCGCGTCGAACCAGGCGACACCCAGGCCGGGGCCGAAGCGGTAGCGCGCGACGCCGATCGGGATCAGTTCGACCCCGCAGTCCCCGCCGATGGTGAGCACCGGCCCGCCCGGCGCCTCCAGCGCGGCGAGCTGCGCTGCCCGGTTGCCGCCGGTGAGCACCGCACGGTTGGCGATCCCGTCGACCGTGGGCGAGGTCTCGCGGGTCTGCCGGATGTGGTGCACCGGCACGCCCAGCACGTGGCCCGCCAGCTCGGCGAGCGCGACACAACCCTCGGGCAACCGCGGCGCGCGCTCGGTCAGCGCACCTTGGAACTGGGGTACGGCGTTGATCAGCACCCGTCCACGTTAGCGGCGGCCGCAGGTACATGAAGGCCCCCTTCCTGTACCCAGGCGCAAGGAAGGGGGCCTTCATGTACTTCTGCAGTGCTACTCCAGGACCAGCAGCAGGTCTCCGCCTTCCACCTGCTGGACGGCGTTGATCGCGCGCCGCGCCACCTTGCCACCGGTCGACGCCGTGATCGACGCCTCCATCTTCATCGCCTCGATGGTCGCGACCGTCGCACCGGCCTCCACCTCGTCGCCTTCGGACACCTGCAGCGTGACCACACCCGCGAACGGCGCGGCGATCTGCTTCGGGTCGCCCTTGGCGGCCTTCTCCGTCGCCGGGATGTCCGACGCGATCGAGGTGTCGCGCACCTGGATCGGGCGCAGCTGGCCGTTGAGCGTGGACATCACCGTGCGCAGCCCGCGTTCGTCGGCCTCGCCGATGGCCTCCAGCTCGATCAGCAGCCGGACACCCGGTTCGAGGTCGACCGAGTACTCCTCGCCAGGGCGCAGGCCGTAGAAGAAGTCCTTGGACGGCAGGACCGAGGTGTCACCGTACTGCTCGCGGTGCGCCTCGAAGTCCTTCGTGGGCCCGGGGAACAGCAGCCGGTTCAACGTCGCGCGCCGGTTCTCGGCCAGCCCCTTGCGGTCCTCTTCGGACAGTTCCTGCACCGGCTTGGGCTTCGCCCGGCCTTCGAGGGCCTTGGTGCGGAACGGTTCCGGCCAGCCGCCGGGCGGGTCGCCCAGTTCGCCGCGCAGGAAGCCGATCACCGAGTCGGGGATGTCGAACTTGTTCGGCTCCGCCTCGAAAGCGTGCGGCGAGACACCCGCGCCGACGAGGTGCAGCGCCAGGTCACCGACCACTTTGGACGAAGGCGTGACCTTGACCAGATGCCCGAGGATCTTGTCCGCGGCCGCGTACATCGCCTCGATGTCCTCGAACCGCTCCCCGAGACCGAGCGAGATCGCCTGCGTGCGCAGGTTCGACAGCTGACCGCCCGGGATCTCGTGGTGGTACACCCGCCCGGTCGGCGACGAGAGCCCCGCCTCGAACGGCGCGTAGATCTTGCGCACGCTCTCCCAGTACGGCTCCAGGTCGCCGATGGCCTGCAGGTCCAGCCCGGTCGGCCGGTCCGAGTGGTCGGTGGCGGCGACGAGCGCCGAAAGCGACGGCTGCGACGTCGTGCCCGCCATGGACGCGACGGCACCGTCGACGGCGTCCGCCCCGGCCTGGATCGCGGCGAGGTACGTCGCCAGCTGCCCACCCGCGGTGTCATGCGTGTGGATGTGCACCGGCAGGTCGAACTCCTTGCGCAGCGCGGAAACCAGCCGCGCCGCCGCCGGCGCCCGCAGCAGGCCTGCCATGTCCTTGATGGCCAGGACGTGCGCCCCCGCGCCGACGATCTGCTCCGCCAGCTTGAGGTAGTAGTCCAGCGTGTACAGCTTCTCGGCCGGGTCCGACAGGTCCGAGGTGTAGCAGAGCGCCACCTCGGCGACGGCGGATCCGGTCTCGCGGACGGCTTCGATCGCCGGGCGCATCTGCTCGACGTCGTTGAGCGCGTCGAAGATCCGGAAGATGTCGATGCCGGTCGTCGTCGCCTCCTCGACGAAGGCGTGGGTCACCTCGGTGGGGTACGGCGTGTAGCCGACGGTGTTGCGGCCGCGCAGCAGCATCTGCAGGCAGATGTTCGGCACCGCTTCCCGCAGTTTCGCCAGCCGCTCCCACGGGTCTTCGGCCAGGAACCGCAACGCGACGTCGTAGGTCGCGCCGCCCCAGCACTCCAGCGAGAGCAGCTGCGGCGTGGTCCGCGCGACCACCGGCGCGACCGCGAGCAGGTCCTTCGTCCGCACGCGGGTGGCGAGCAGCGACTGGTGCGCGTCACGGAAGGTGGTGTCGGTGACGCCGATGGTCGGCGACTCCCGCAGCCAGCGGGCGAAGCCCTCCGGGCCGAGCTCGGTGAGCTTTTGCTTCGAGCCGGGCGCCGGTTCGAGATCCTTCGGCAGCTTCGGCAGCTTGACCTGCGGGTCGAGGGTGCGCGGACGCTCGCCGTGCGGTTTGTTGACCGTCCGGTCGGCGAGGTAGGTCAGCAGCCTGGTGCCGCGGTCGGCCGAATGGCGCGCGGTGAGCAGATGCGGGCGCTCCTCGATGAACGACGTCGTGACGCGGCCTTCACGGAAGTCCGGGTCGTCGAGGACGGCCTGCAGGAACGGGATGTTCGTGGCCACCCCGCGGATCCGGAACTCGGCGACGGCGCGCCGGGAGCGGCCGACGGCGGTCTTGAAGTCGCGGCCGCGGCAGGTGAGCTTCACCAGCAGCGAGTCGAAGTGCGCGCTGATCTCGGTGCCGGAGAACGCGGTGCCGCCGTCGAGGCGGATGCCGGAACCACCGGGCGAGCGGTACGCGCTGATCATCCCGGT encodes the following:
- a CDS encoding DUF6801 domain-containing protein, which gives rise to MSRRLGKLSAGVATTAVVMGAVAVLTAGTAAALAPYSTGKVAYMCNFPAIGQQQLDVTAKFDGPASVASGGAFTPSNISGTATISATINALLNSANYDGVRGKVNMPVTVTNATPASATVTNLNVPTQVNPYVPGTRTFNILQDAGTGVPTFTAGTPGSATASLGTTINAPLDFHKKDGSWTTWNFNCTVKNTNPAQNRAFSPAITIT
- a CDS encoding DUF6801 domain-containing protein codes for the protein MTQQVRRTLGRLPVLAGVILLAGVNGALASSAATDPTTPPKAPLQGASSAHRTLANTCVFPAPVGERPVTVDVQATLPKVVQTGKPVRVTDFSVTFTLGERTLAALTEVAGTAKIELTATREDKKAQIPVTLEIPATKVPATGELKLVATGKVPDIVATRPGELRLTTGAPSLALTAEQAEAPRNPIGCTQAPDQDTELGSVTMLEMGIAKPKTGKPGQKPGAGTHATNEDPPPDAVFPLQPFESQGTSSVKKLGAFVRLTPSFIFNAFYYLYPAPPHRSTGSTVLPPSKMTILGFGFVPINGTMELLPADYKTGNTVIDVETMLHGDTTTTATLRLELFGKLKDLTVNGVPLDVGDHCMTSEPIVLNLRGPNWNAFTGGVLRTDRQDPDPAYRGFTLPEFSGCGVKEDLDSLLSGMGSGPDNQACIGVNQVGLPWEAERKCPNTDPPVGRR
- a CDS encoding helix-turn-helix domain-containing protein → MSVERGIEHAAQPPAALPRKLADILRPELGSLAHEIVDEIRATIPAYARPLDGPYGKSIRAGVEYAITLFVAQIADPSASKEQSHEVHHRLGQNEMREGRSLDTLQSAYRVGARVSWRRIMRVGRRSGLSSAVMSQLADAMLAFMDELASVALDGYLEAKARTAGALDTWRRKLLHLVLETPPAPSKAIAELAQLTGWAVPERATPVVLLPLGDSARARRPNVVDSDVLAELDSAEPRLLVPGEISGARLATLQAALPGYRLSIGPCRPLDSVADSLRWARDALHLSERGIIQARRVIRAEDHLATLLVNADAALTCRLRDRLFAPLAEMTGKQQERLLETLRAWLDSQGNVVGIAERLQVHPQTVRYRMRQLQATFGEHLRDPGARFEMELALRAGVAPAGYALPEVLPVPRKSPQWTPSGS
- a CDS encoding arginase family protein; this translates as MLINAVPQFQGALTERAPRLPEGCVALAELAGHVLGVPVHHIRQTRETSPTVDGIANRAVLTGGNRAAQLAALEAPGGPVLTIGGDCGVELIPIGVARYRFGPGLGVAWFDAHADLNTAETSPSGAFHGMVLRSLLGEGDPEFAANPPIEPGRVVLAGTRAFDDAERAVVDRGLVLETDPAAGLAGADKVYLHLDLDVLDPAEFDGLNHPEPGGLTIERLVAMLRELNGFEIVGAGITECAGVEVRVLEPVLEALGELLTGKQ
- a CDS encoding pyruvate carboxylase; translated protein: MFRKVLVANRGEIAIRAFRAGFELGAGTVAVFPHEDRNSLHRLKADEAYEIGEPGHPVRAYLSVEEIVAAAKKAGADAVYPGYGFLSENPDLARACEDEGITFVGPSADILELTGNKARAVKAAREAGVPVLGSSEPSSDVDALIAAAEEIGFPVFVKAVAGGGGRGMRRVLDPAQLRESIEAAAREAESAFGDPTVFIEKAVVEPRHIEVQILADGAGNVIHLFERDCSVQRRHQKVIELAPAPNLPSELRDRICADAVKFARQIGYRNAGTVEFLLDRDGNHVFIEMNPRIQVEHTVTEEVTDVDLVQSQLRIASGETLDDLGLSQDKVYLRGAALQCRITTEDPANGFRPDTGMISAYRSPGGSGIRLDGGTAFSGTEISAHFDSLLVKLTCRGRDFKTAVGRSRRAVAEFRIRGVATNIPFLQAVLDDPDFREGRVTTSFIEERPHLLTARHSADRGTRLLTYLADRTVNKPHGERPRTLDPQVKLPKLPKDLEPAPGSKQKLTELGPEGFARWLRESPTIGVTDTTFRDAHQSLLATRVRTKDLLAVAPVVARTTPQLLSLECWGGATYDVALRFLAEDPWERLAKLREAVPNICLQMLLRGRNTVGYTPYPTEVTHAFVEEATTTGIDIFRIFDALNDVEQMRPAIEAVRETGSAVAEVALCYTSDLSDPAEKLYTLDYYLKLAEQIVGAGAHVLAIKDMAGLLRAPAAARLVSALRKEFDLPVHIHTHDTAGGQLATYLAAIQAGADAVDGAVASMAGTTSQPSLSALVAATDHSDRPTGLDLQAIGDLEPYWESVRKIYAPFEAGLSSPTGRVYHHEIPGGQLSNLRTQAISLGLGERFEDIEAMYAAADKILGHLVKVTPSSKVVGDLALHLVGAGVSPHAFEAEPNKFDIPDSVIGFLRGELGDPPGGWPEPFRTKALEGRAKPKPVQELSEEDRKGLAENRRATLNRLLFPGPTKDFEAHREQYGDTSVLPSKDFFYGLRPGEEYSVDLEPGVRLLIELEAIGEADERGLRTVMSTLNGQLRPIQVRDTSIASDIPATEKAAKGDPKQIAAPFAGVVTLQVSEGDEVEAGATVATIEAMKMEASITASTGGKVARRAINAVQQVEGGDLLLVLE